The Macadamia integrifolia cultivar HAES 741 chromosome 3, SCU_Mint_v3, whole genome shotgun sequence genome segment AATGAATGGAACTTTGAGCTTATGCTGGATCTTGTGAAGGCAAAGGTGGTTTGActgttccttcttctttctgtaTCTGACTCCCTGCTGCTCTTGGTCTCTTCCCAACTCAGGTATTATTCCTCCTTTactttcattctcttctttcccAGTTTTCTCTGTTTGCGGTATAGCAAATCTGAGGAAAGTTTGCTGTTATCCCTCTCTACAACTAGGATCAAACTGAAACTTTGGGGATCGATCTCTCCCCTAGGGTGACCTTAAACCTAGAGTTTCCGTCCAAATCGATCTCCCTGGTAAGTGAACTAGGCTTCAAACTGTTTCTGAATCTGAAACCTCTGCCTACCCGGTTTTCAAAGAATTTTCCCATCTCATCGGGTTGATCCTTGAACCTGTTTTGGGTGGTTTCAATAGGATTGAAAGTTGCAAATCACCCCCTTGAAATCCTGGTTCAATGGGACCAAAGTTGAGAGAATTCTCTCAACCATGAAGGGAACCTATTCTCTGATGGTTTCTGGTATACAaaaggtggaagaagaagatatatcTTCTTAATTTATAAAAAGGACCATAATTCTTCATAATTATGAAAGGGTCCTCACTTCTTTAAGTGGTGTATATTTTACCCTACCTTTGCAGAAATAGCAGATGCTTCCCTCCTCTTCAAAACTATTTACCTTTACATACCGGATTTTTCCTCTCTCACAAGATCCTAAACTGTTCACAGAATTTACAGAGTTGCCACTATCCATTCACTTTAAGTTAGTTATATTTTGGGTGGGCCCACAGTGATCCAAATTTAGTGTTTTGGAACTCGAAGCCGCATCAGGGGTCCGGACaggtagaaaagaaaaggaagagaaaatgtTGAAGACTCAAAATgaaatgctatttttttattctataatGATATAAATGGAAGAAACAATAACTTTACCTCCATATCTTTTACTGTGGCATCATTTGCAATGATGGATGCTTCGTCCTGAGGGGACATATCCAAAGAGTCCCCAGTAGACAGTTTTCCAGTCTGAGACATGCACAAAAGAATCATTACCACCAGCCCCATTTACTACCCCGTTAGAAAACAGAGATGTTCAAATGTTAtcaaagagaaatgatatgataGTATAGGCAGCGTCCTACATCAAGGATTAGGAATATTGCACTTCGTGAGAATGCTTAACGATCTACTACATCTTTTCGTTGATTGACCATCCAATAGATAACAAATGGCCTAAAATTTGTCTATTTTCATATCCTAACTAATTGAAGCAAAAAGGGTACTGATAAATGACCTTGAAAGAGTAAATTATGCAACCAAAACCTAACCTTCCCAGTTAAGATTGTGTGAAGAGCCCCTATTTGCAAGAAAAGTTTACATTTGGCCAGCAATATCAGATAAGATCCTAACTGGTGGTCATCTGATTCAGAGGGGAAGGATTATTAAAAAGGAGTCCAGTTTGAAAGGAAGATGAGGAACCATTTGATGTAGCGCCACCAGAaattgaataataataataataataataataataataataataataataataataataaaaagggtAAGGAATAAGACCAGCCAGTGTGGCAAGAAACTTAGTATACAACTTGATTGCGGCCATGGTGACTCCTTTTTGGAAtcaaacctttttttctttttttgcagaATGCATCAGTCATTTGCTCCCAGGAAAAGATGGATACAGGAAGCTGGCTAGTGTACCACGTGAAAACAGTTTTTGAGGGGGAGGAAGGGCGCTAGTTTGATCATCTCGAAAGGGAAGAAACATTTGATGATTCTATGATATGGTTGTGATAGGCATTTGCTACGAGAAGTCGATGGGCTGATGGATGGAAGGTaatttttatccattttttcaAATCTTTCTTTCACGAGTCCAGCTTTTGACTCTCAGACTGCGTTAGGGGGACATCGGTGATTCTGCAAAAGACAATAATATAGGCCAGATCAGCAGAGATGACTTCGACTATCAGACTGGGAGATGTAAGTGTGTGGGCAAGGTATCAGATATAGATAAGGAAGAGGATCTGCAAGACCAGCAGGTAGAAGTGCTTCACACGATGGGAAGCACGCACGGATGCCAAAGATTACTCCTTGCCAGTGTGTTTGACTCCTCTCCTAACAAGCTTGCTACCTAGGGAGGTCAACGACAAGTTCACAAACTATAGATTTATTGATCAAAACACTAAAGAACAATGAATAACACAAATAAACAACAAAGATAGTTACAAATAGCTTATAACAATTAACACAATCTGACAGCATTTACCATACAAGCACACAAAATTACAACAAATTACCAACGTACATAACCAATGGACAAGATGTTAATGCCCAGGCTCAGACCTAAATAGGGTGCAAGCATTATCGCTCGCTTGACCAAACAAAGCACTTAGGGCAACAATGGTAAAAGGAACAAAGCTCATGCCTGGTTTGCTCAAATAGGAAAAGCACACAGAAGTTTTACCTTCAACTGTTTGGAATGCCATGGGTGCACCGATTACCTTACATGATAAATTCATGTGTCAGTAACCTGGCCCCTTAGTCACGAGCTGATACATTCTGAAAGACCCTCCACATCCCATATACAAGATGTGAATTGTTATTGAGACCAAGCAGTCCTCCAAGGGAATCTATCAATGTTTTATAATCACAAAAAATCAGGTGGGGTTTCCTAAAATGATTAAATGTTTAGTCTCCACTGCCTCTATTGCAGTTCAAGTCTAATTAGAATTTGGTTACTGATATATTCTTAATAATTCTGAGTCCACAACCTGATAGGCTGGGAGTCGAGCAGAGGTCAATCTCCAATCCTTATTGTGATTTGAATCAGTTGAGAGCAATGTGCAGTATGTTATCCAATCCCTTGAACATAATGACCAGGCTTCAGAGGTCACAAAGGGTAAACAAAAAGGTGGTAGGGACATTTTGTAGGAGTCCTGCCGCCTCTTAAGCACTATTAAGATATAAATCCAGGCTTCTTGTGTCAACTTATTTGCTACTTCACTCTTCCTACTCTACCTGTCACTTTGCTTAAAATTGGTGTTTGTGATCTCTATGAACCACTTTGCTTTCAAgaaaaaaaggtcagagttaAGAAACAGGTTGAGGGATTATATCAAAGAATGAAGCaccaaaaattaaattaaagtaATGCCGCATCTGTTCCCCAAAGATTGTCCACTTTGAAGAAACACACATTCAAAAGATTTGATTTTCATATTCTAATACCTCACTTTCTTTAACTTGTTTTCAAGTTTGCCTCTCAATTAATACTAATTTCACTTATGAAATTGTTAGTGTGACAAAATGGGTAAAATAAGAagcaaccaattttttttttttttacattaactGCTTGAAACAGAATACATTTTTCAAACAGTCAAAAAGCCCAAAAGTGGACAGCGCTGAGGAACAGAGGGAGCATAAGATTTGAGATTTCATGCCTGTGATCAAATATCCAGTCTAAGCATATGGTTGGCAGAATAATCACCTTCAGAATAAGTTTCTGCAAGAGATTCGGTGTTGAAAAAGTCTGCTGGGCACCAATTCCATACTGATCAAAAACCTGCAGAAGAAATAGAGAGATTGCAAATAGctcaaaaataaatagaagttaCATCTTTTTTTAGCAAGGAACTATCTGTCATCAGATAGAATTATTTTGATGTAAAACATAAAAgcttgaaattttggtttcattaAGAATATAGGCCATCTacattcagacatagatgatggcTATGGTGGTATCGCTAGGTTTCAAACTTGCTAATTTTCTTTCACCTTTCTTCACTTGCAACTCTTCCAATACTTTGTAATTCTCTTCTGGATTATCATAAATATTTACTTTTCACAATTAAATTCCCAAGTTTATCCAATAATTCATAAAGTCCTAATCCCATGGACTTTTCACTTTCGGGCTTCATGTTTGACCTTCCTATCCAATATGTTCTAAACATCAAAACCCCAACCTTCTCCTTCGTCACATTACCATCCTACGTCATCCCCCTCGAACAGATCAAGAAACCCTCAAATATAAATTCAtctggaaaaataaataaatatataaaacaaaaagaatgcACATAGTTACTCTAAATAATAactttgtattttgtttttctcttggtaatgaattcatttatttatccaaaaaaaaaatcatttctcaCGACTCTCATAACTCATTGATTGGGTAAAGTTCCAAAAGAAATGATGTACAAGGAACAATATATTTACAAAGACTTACAGGTATAGGTATTCTTCTATCATGAAAAGCAACTTCAGAAGCCAGGAAGACATCCCCAATGCATGCTCCTTTGGCCTGAAAATTTTCAAGTCTAATGTGTTATTCACATTCCATAAACAGTATGTGACAGTTAGTTATACAACTTATactgcagaaaaaaaaaaaattttactgcTAAAACATTCTGACCCAGAAAGGAATGAAATGTGTCATTAGGATAAAAACAAAATTACCAGGCAACTACTACTTTCATAACAGAACTAGAGTTAAGAGGGTGGAAGGAAAAGTCTAGAAGAGCAGAAAGATTAATTATTCCTTGTTATTTTCAAGGAGGAATGAGAATGTACAAAGACACCTACAGTCTAGCTGGAAAATAAATGGGGAAGGATGGGTGGAGAAAATGACAAATCAGAGTGCCAAAGATAACAATAAGGAAAATAGTAGCATTCACATATTTAAACTACAAACGACTAGCAGACTCGGTGCAGGACTCCATATATTGATCAGAAAATGAGAAGCTGTTCAATTTTTTATACAGTCAGgctgaaacaattttttttttttttttttttgaaactggATCCGATAAACGAAACTATACAGACCTGCAAAGATGTATTACAATGGTATGTAGACAGTTCCTGCATTAGTGTAAAGGAATCGACACTACAAAGTGCTACTTATATTATTTTTGTCTTAAGGACAGTAGTAACACTATTATATATTAGGTGAACAGCAGTACAGGGAAGTATCACAAACGCACCTTAAAGCCCCCACATGTGCCTGCATTTACAATAAGGTCTGGTTTTAATGCTTGGATAGAAGCATATGTCACAAGGGATGCAGAAACTGTGCCTACACTATTAACTCCTGAGGAAAGATATTTCAATGAATTAGTAGTCAAGCAACAACAGAATAATATGCAAAAACACGCATATAACTAGCTTTACAGAGTTGAGATATTATCCCATTAGGCCACAGTCTtgtataaacaacaacaacaacaacaacaacaacaaatccagccttttcccaacttaatggggtcagctacatggatctgtgcaaaacaaagtagggaaaactAAGGTCCAAACAAATAGGGGAAATTAAGAaatgagagatgagaaaagaggaATGAatgtaagaggaaagaggcacagcccaAGAAGTCAGGAAattctcagctaaatggggtcagctgcatggatccttgccctccaataggctctatccgaggtcacacttgggacaagaccaagACTATgaatgtcattcctcacaatcAATTCtagtcattttaggcatgcccctaactcttttagctccttcaatcagaATAAGATCACTTCTCCTTATTGGGGCGTCCCCAGGCCTCTATTAAACATGAacataccatctcaaacgactttcttggAGTTTTTCATTGATtagggcaactcccaaatcatctccaatacattcattccttactttatccttctagtttttttgtgcatccatcttaacattatCATCTCTATATCCCTATTTCCATAGCCTTGTGCTACATTTAAATTGAATAAGCACACCAAATAACGGATCGAGATGTAACAAGAAGCTCTTTACGCTAttattctttattaaaatatattacCCTTACTAGTTAGTTTAAAATCTAAATGCTACCAAATAAAGACAATGATAAGGACATCATCCAGGGATTTAGGATGTATCAGAGGGGACGCAGACGTACAAAGCAACATACCACTTCCTTGTGGTTAGATGTCTGTTACTAATTTATGTGGATGCATATTTATGTTTACTCATGTGTAgcttactttattttatttagtgtCCAAACTGCTATGTACTAATGTTGTAAAAGAGTTATTAGGGAGTTTGCTTCAGAAGTAGTTATTAGGGAGTAGTTATTGCCGGAAAAGTAGTTATTAAGGAGttatttctcctcctttcttttctagttGGAACTTTTGAGACTTTCTCTCATTCTCTGCAGCATGAGTGATTATTCCCTCCTAACCTTGGAGTGAATCGAAATTAGTGTGAAGCCAAATCCCCTTCTCTTTCCTAACTCTTCTCTCTTAGGCTACCaccctcttcctctcccctattcctttTCTACCAGTCCTGATTTACCCACTTTTACCTTAAATTATAGCCTCAAACACAATGACGATTCATCAATTAGAAGCAAAGAGGCACTAAGGACAGATTCTAGGAGCTTGGCAGTGACTTGGTACATGATCACAGAATTCCAACTCGTGGGACAGCTAAGGAAGATATTTCCTATCAGGTACCCTTTATTAAATTTCCATGAATCCTAGAATGAATTTTCTGCACTTGTATTTTGGAATTTTCCATCATTCATGGCTGTAAATCTGATTTTCCACATGTATGTTGTGAATTTGTGTTAGTAGaccttcccaaactcaaattcaCTTAATCCTTAGACTTGTATTAGATTTCCTAAACCTGTCCTGCACCACACAATCTACCATCACCTGAGGAAGAAAAATTCCAGAAACTACAGGGTGCAGCAAGTGATATATATTCTGACGTCAAAAGATTCAAGTAATTACAACCTATTCACTTTGTGGAGTCAGTTCAAAAGAGTAGCCATTTTAGGAAAGCAAAATACATTAAATCCCAAAAGCAGTAAAATATGCTGAACCAAGACATAATCTAACATAGCTCATTCCACTCAGACAGACCTGTCTGCACTTGGACCTGAAAACTTGCTCACTAATACATTCATAATGAGATTTATGGGTTTTTAAGTTGATAGCCACCATATTAACAGGGGATGGATGAGCTAATAAGAAATACAAATCATATAATGACGACACAAAACTCTCCAAGAAAGAAATAGCAATGCaatcacttcctcttctttttttcctgtcATTAATGGGAGAGGTGTATCATCTATTTCAAAAGTTACAAATGTAGTACATTCATAATGATACAGAAAAGGTTGGTGGGCAGGGGGTTGTCATGTATATTTCCTATACATATGTTCATTCATCTTTCGAAaaactaaagaagaaaataatgagaaaaCCATATCGTTACCCCAAACTGGATCTTTTCCTGGCCAGATTATATTGATATGTAGATCTTTGTAAATACCATGATATCTTACCCAAGGAAACCCTTTAGGGAACCTGTAAAGACAGTAGAAATTCCAtctcaaaacaaaagaacaaaaaccagCAATATAAGAGAAGTACTAACCAATAGAACATTGGATGTTGTTCTAATGACTGAAAGAAGCTCACAGAAAGGACAACACAGTGACTAAGAAACCACAACTGCCTATAGTAATAATGATTTCTTTGATTAGAAAACAAGGTGAAGCCGCAAAAACCCAAATGGATGACCGAAGTCATCATAAGTAATAAGAATGACATCAAAACAAGCACCATCAAAGCTAAACGGAGAAACATAATCTATAGTTGCAAACACGATAATTTCATTCAGTTTCCCTCATTGAACATTTGGGCAAGAAAGACGtgtaaatgaatgaaaaaaactGAAGCAATTGGACTAGACAATCGTACTAGAAAGAAATATCAATAGTATGCAATTTTTTGTTCGAGTaatctataaaaaaatatatattctatgcaaattttgaagaattaaaCTAAGCTTTTGGTAACAAATGAATGATGATAAACAAGTGAATCCAAAAGAGAAAGTAAGTTGGCTAAAAGTCTAAAACCctataaaaaagagagaggtagAAATAAGCTAAGTGAAGAAAGAAGTAACTGACACAGAGTCAGGATCCTCCGTTAACTGAAATCTGTTCACAAGTGGAAGCGCTTCAGACTGCATCGCTGTACTCCGAGCCAAAACCGGAGgatgaaaacagaaaaattaaaaggagaatagtagaagaaaaaaaaaacgaaaatagagaagaagaaaaaaaaacccaggtCAATTACCTATAACAAAAACGATGGTGGAGATgggcttctcctcctcttcagCTGCCATGGCCTCCTCTGTAACCTTTGTGTCGTCTTCAGGAGGAGCCATGGCGCTCGCTCGTTCTCTCAGTTTCTTCTTTCGAGCTGTCGGACTCCACGTTGCgcgtgagtgtgtgtgtgtgtgtgtgtgagtgagagagagagagagagagagggttaaaATTTCTTGgtacgaaaaataaagagaatgatATTCTAGAGTAGAAAATCGAATGTTTTCATTGGTTTAAACTTTTTCAAGGCGTGTTCTTCGAATGATCCAAAAACCAAGTTCGAAACTTCCCAATGGTGGAAGGCAGACATTGAAGTGGAAGAATTCTGATACGACGATAGGGACTAGAGAGGCACGGGGATCCATCCCATACTTTGACTACTTTTGAATTCTAGTCGCACGGGCCATACTAACCCTACTTTATGGGAAAGAATTTCTTTTGGGAGTATGCAGTGCATCAATGGAATCGTACAAGGAAATATCATCAAAtgagtcattttccattttatgggAGTGGGGCAGATCATTTTGCCCCCATTTGTTTGGGCTTAAGGGCCACACTCTCCTATATAAATCatttttcttagttttattATGGACAAGTGTTTTGTGTCCGAGAGTAATCCTTGTGCCCATGTTATCGGGAGAGGTGAGCCCAGAAGGGGCATAGTGGTCATCACGCGCCTTCTCTATCTGTGACACAAGGGTCGATCTCAAATAGAAAACTTTATCATTTTTACCAAATAAACTCTTGACTTCTGTAAACTCtgacattcatttttttttttttgtagttttttgtttttttgtttttgcttttgtttttgtttttttNNNNNNNNNNNNNNNNNNNNNNNNNNNNNNNNNNNNNNNNNNNNNNNNNNNNNNNNNNNNNNNNNNNNNNNNNNNNNNNNNNNNNNNNNNNNNNNNNNNNNNNNNNNNNNNNNNNNNNNNNNNNNNNNNNNNNNNNNNNNNNNNNNNNNNNNNNNNNNNNNNNNNNNNNNNNNNNNNNNNNNNNNNNNNNNNNNNNNNNNNNNNNNNNNNNNNNNNNNNNNNNNNNNNNNNNNNNNNNNNNNNNNNNNNNNNNNNNNNNNNNNNNNNNNNNNNNNNNNNNNNNNNNNNNNNNNNNNNNNNNNNNNNNNNNNNNNNNNNNNNNNNNNNNNNNNNNNNNNNNNNNNNNNNNNNNNNNNNNNNNNNNNNNNNNNNNNNNNNNNNNNGAATGGTGAGGGTAAATCTGGGAAATTAACAATAAATAGAGGACAGCCAAAATTCcatggttgcaaggaaaattaaaggaaaaaatgtgaaagcaaaatcaaaactaaaatggaaaccGGTATGAAGTCATTTTTCAGACGTGTATACCGCTAATATAgtatctatccaaaaaaaaaaaaaaaaaaacagtatacGGTAATATAGTAGAAAATCCTCCAACGGCTAGTTTTGAAGCTGTTCGAATTCCACCAAGACAGCCTTGGCACGCAATTCAACGGTAATATTACCGTCGGGGCACGTTTCGAATCCTTATAAAACCCTATACAGTTTTGCCCGATAGAACATCTTTACTAGTTTTCATTCTTGCTTTCGATATTTCTGCTCCTTTCCCCACCTCTCTGGTTTCGAACGATCCCGCGAGCTAAATCGTTTTTTCTTCGATCAAAGAAATAATAATGGAGACTCCCGCATCAATGAGAAGAATTACAAGATCACAGGCTTTGACTGCAACGAACAACATCCCAACGTCAAGTAAGCGATCTTGTCATGTTTTCGATTTCTCTTCATCTCTCCTCTTGATAAGTTTTCGAgtcttttttcagttttttgatTAAATTTCTATACTACTTTCAGGGAAAAGCGAACAATCTGAAAAGAAGTCTCAGTCGAGACAAAGAAACTTGAAAAGCGATAAGTCGGCGCTTAATGATATTACGAACGATTCCCCCATTGTTGGCCTTTGCTGGTGGAAGCTTGGAGACGCCTTCCTCCTTTGCCAAGAAaaggaatcaacccaagaagaCCCCTGGTTGTGGGGAGGCCCTGCTTCGGGGTCAGGTCAAGACCCTCTTACAGAAGGTCGAAGAAGAAGCTGAGTTCTCTAAATTCTGTGTCGAGCACCTCCCGTCCCTCCATCTCTCGGGCGCCCTTGGTTCTCCATCGGGGCTTCTAGCCCCAACTCCAGCGAACACACCCCAGATCCCCAATCTTTCCTGCGGCGGAGATATCAAGAACATTCTAAACGGCTCCGCCTCCGAAATGCCCTCCTCCAATGTAGACGAAGAATCCAAGATTCCTCAGGTCTGATCAATTTCTGGACCAAATTCATCTTATTAGGttccaaatttttttgttgGCCTATTGATGAAACTCGACTGTTGGATTTATAATGTACAGGCGGTCATGGACATAGACGAAACGAAGCAAGATTCTCTGGAATCTGTAAGGAATGTGACGATTCGGTCTTTACTGTTTGATTTCTCTGAGAAGTCAGAGATCTCTGATTCATCAGAATGCTCGTCTGCGCTGACTTACCAAGGAGAGACTCACGGCCTAGAGAAGTCAGTTGAGGAAGACGATGCTTCAGTTTGGTCCATTCAGGTCAACGCTAGTAGTATAGACGAAgatgaagatggagaagaaattGTAGAAGGAGATGACAACTACtacgaggaagaagaagaaggagaagaagaagaagaagaagaagtgtttGACCAACTGTGCGAGGGTCTGAGCAAGATGATCGTTCAAGAGAAGAGAATGCCCGAGTTCAAGGGCAAGCATACCCGGTTCGTGTACAACAATGACGACGAGATTGAAGGAGCAGAGGAGGTCTCGGAGAGTATTTCACCTGAAGTATTGCGTTTGAATGGTTTGCCCACTCCGAAAGGGAAGCACCTTCGCTTCCAccaggaagaagaggaggattgACAAATGGAGGCAGAATTTCTTATTCTGTTGTTACTTCTTTCTTCTGTATGTTTCGAAACTCGAAACGATTTTGATTCCTGAACGCAATTGCTTAGTTTTGCTCCTGAATGTATGTCATATAGAGCTTgataaaataacaattggtGTTATGTTTTGCCCTCCTCTAATTTAGTCAacaagagagagataaaaaacaaaacactcaatttgattttgatggcGGGGTTGTGATTTCGAGTGTTTCTCTCAAATAATTGGTCTGATTAGTGTTTCTCATCGTTATGCTCCGTAAAATTTGGACTATTTGTGGGGCAGTAGGAAGAATGAGAGAACCAGTAACCGCACTTATTATCACAAAAAGGGGCTCAGTGATTTCCCTTTTCCAGGGAGGGTTCCCATTTGAGAGGGTTTCCTAATGTTGTGAGGGGTTATGCACCGCACCGCACCGCACCGATCTCTTGGGAGTAGGAGGGAAGACCAAGGATCTGAGTGTCCTTTCAGATTTTTGAGAGTTTCCAAATAATGCTCATTGTTATGCAACGCACCGCACCGATCTCCAAGGCATGAACAGAAGACCGAATCTGGGAGCTACCAAATCTTAAGTAAATACACAATTATCCAACCAGACGACAATGACAACAAAAGTTGGAATGCTCCACAGTTGACAATTTCTGTGCACGCCACCAGTGGATGGATTTGTCACCAAGGCTAGTTTTCCTTCTTCATCACTTCAGTAATTTCCTGAAGGCAAGGGGCCCTGTTATTTCCCCTCTATTCTATTTACAGGATTTTGTCAGTTCTTTTTTATTGCCAGTTCTTTTTTCGTGAATGTACAGGATTTTGTCAGTTCTTTTTTATTGCCAACAGAAATAGAATAGATTGATTTACATCAACTTCCCCTGGCATTTTGCCCAAATTATATATTCTTCCTCTAAAAATTTGTTTAAGGTAAAATGGTAACGGcacgtgcagaaaaataggaatgcagaaCGTTCGGAGCTCGATGAATGTTTACGTAAGTGatatatgattgacacgtgtttaatattattaatatttaaataaataaataataaaaatcccaatataagtggactctctcctcttttcattccgcttagaaatcttggtcctctctttctctctctccttgcttcttcttcaaggttgttccttctttcttcttcctttttcactgctctccagtctagttgaagttttgtttaccaatcaGTGAAGATTTACATCCATgataaattctcataggttaataatatctacccaataagtaataataaaatcctagatatttaACAGCTTTGTtcactttataaattcaaatttgtcttttgccatacatgcaaactttactgtccaaatccctttcttgatgattaatatgtaaacatgatATTCGGATATGTGTGACCAATTCTCCCATATGCTCAGTGCTTGAAAAtaattatgttgatttttttcttatctcatcctattttgagagagagagagagagagataatgatAATGGCGGTtgtagaaagaaagaacaacattgaagaaaaagcaaggagagagagagagagagagagagagagagagagagagaattgagatttcccaacaaaatcgaaggaggagtccgtttatattggatttttatttatttatat includes the following:
- the LOC122073333 gene encoding 5'-methylthioadenosine/S-adenosylhomocysteine nucleosidase-like, encoding MAPPEDDTKVTEEAMAAEEEEKPISTIVFVIAMQSEALPLVNRFQLTEDPDSVFPKGFPWVRYHGIYKDLHINIIWPGKDPVWGVNSVGTVSASLVTYASIQALKPDLIVNAGTCGGFKAKGACIGDVFLASEVAFHDRRIPIPVFDQYGIGAQQTFSTPNLLQKLILKTGKLSTGDSLDMSPQDEASIIANDATVKDMEGAAVAYAADLSTVPAIFVKAVTDLVDGDKPTTEEFLENLAAVTATLDQSVMNIIDFISGKCLSEL